The window TGCCGTACCTGCGTCCGGACGGCAAGACGCAAGTGACCGTCGAGTACGAAGGCGACAAGCCGGTTCGTATCGACACCATCGTCATCTCCACGCAGCATGCGGAAGAAGTGACTTTGGAGCAGATCAAGAAAGACCTGCATGAGCACGTGATCCTGCCGGTGCTGCCGGCCGATCTCGTGAACGACTCCACCAAGTACTTCATCAACCCGACCGGCCGTTTCGTCATCGGCGGCCCGCAAGGCGATGCGGGTCTGACCGGCCGCAAGATCATCGTCGACACCTACGGCGGTTACGCTCGCCATGGCGGCGGCGCGTTCTCCGGCAAGGATCCGACGAAAGTTGACCGCTCCGCAGCGTATGCAGCCCGCTATGTGGCGAAGAACATCGTCGCAGCAGGTCTGGCCGACAAGGCAGAAGTGCAGCTCGCGTACGCGATCGGCGTTGCCCGCCCGGTATCGGTCATGGTTGACACCTTCGGCACCGGCAAAGTAGCTGACGAGAAGATCGTCGAGCTGGTGGAAGCGAACTTCGACCTGCGTCCGGCTGGCATCATCCGTGAGCTCGACCTGCGCCGCCCGATCTACCGTCAAACGGCAGCGTACGGCCACTTTGGCCGCACCGACATCGACCTCCCGTGGGAGCGCACCGATAAGGCTGAGATCCTCCGCCAAGGTGCTGGTCTGTAAGAATTGTCATGCAGAAGGCACACTGCACACCTTGTTAGGTGTGGCAGTGTGCCTTTTGTTTTTGCCCGTCGGGCATATAGAAAAAGCCATGTATGCTGCTTGCATACATGGCTTTTCGCGTTCTGCCTACTGCTCGCCTTTTTGGAACTTCTCCCGTCTCGCTTTGAGCTTCTTGACGATGTGGTCGGGCAGGGTGACCGTGC of the Tumebacillus sp. BK434 genome contains:
- the metK gene encoding methionine adenosyltransferase, yielding MAKRYLFTSESVTEGHPDKICDQISDSVLDAIFAKDPNARVACETSVTTGLVLVAGEITTSTYVDIPKIVRETIREIGYTRAKYGFDAETCAVLTSIDEQSADIALGVDQALEAREGQMSDAEIEAIGAGDQGLMFGFAVNETEELMPLPISLAHKLARRLSEVRKNGTLPYLRPDGKTQVTVEYEGDKPVRIDTIVISTQHAEEVTLEQIKKDLHEHVILPVLPADLVNDSTKYFINPTGRFVIGGPQGDAGLTGRKIIVDTYGGYARHGGGAFSGKDPTKVDRSAAYAARYVAKNIVAAGLADKAEVQLAYAIGVARPVSVMVDTFGTGKVADEKIVELVEANFDLRPAGIIRELDLRRPIYRQTAAYGHFGRTDIDLPWERTDKAEILRQGAGL